A DNA window from Moorella thermoacetica contains the following coding sequences:
- a CDS encoding ribonuclease J: protein MAENERKVSLIPLGGLGEIGKNMMAIRYGNSILVIDCGLTFPEDELLGVDVVIPDYTYLLENRQMVKGIIVTHGHEDHIGALPYVLKDLNVPVYGTKLTLALIQAKLKEQGNFNGVRLQQVKPRDTLKIGPFRVEFIHVSHSIADTVALAIHTPVGTIVHTSDFKIDYTPIDGEVFDFYKFAELGEKGVLVLMSDSTNVERPGFTMSERVVGGTFDEVFRRARERIIIASFASNIHRVQQIISTAYKYNRKVAVVGRSMVNVVNIAQEIGYLNIPEGTLVELSELAHLPKNQTVIISTGSQGEPMSALTRIARNDHRQIEIVPGDTVIISALPIPGNEKLVARTVDQLFKQGADVYHEAVEGVHVSGHASQEELKLVLSLVKPKFFVPVHGEYRMLIKHARLAEELGIPPENIFVAENGQVMEFTREEGNFNGRVTAGRLLIDGLGVGDVGNIVLRDRKQLAQDGLLIVVLTLSKETGSVVAGPDIISRGFVYVRESEELLDEAKERVRQALDKCSERKVNDWSTIKGNIRDNLSKFLYEKTRRRPMILPIIMEV, encoded by the coding sequence ATGGCCGAAAATGAGCGTAAGGTTTCCTTGATCCCCCTAGGTGGCCTCGGGGAAATCGGCAAGAACATGATGGCGATCAGGTACGGAAACAGCATACTGGTCATCGATTGTGGCTTGACCTTTCCCGAGGATGAATTGCTGGGTGTCGATGTGGTCATCCCGGATTACACCTACCTGCTAGAAAACCGGCAAATGGTAAAGGGGATTATAGTCACCCACGGCCATGAAGATCATATCGGGGCCCTGCCCTATGTTTTAAAGGATCTAAATGTACCGGTTTATGGAACCAAACTAACCCTGGCCCTGATTCAGGCTAAACTGAAGGAACAGGGTAACTTTAACGGTGTCCGGCTGCAGCAGGTGAAGCCCAGGGATACTTTAAAAATCGGCCCTTTCAGGGTTGAGTTTATTCACGTCAGCCATTCCATTGCCGATACTGTCGCCCTGGCTATTCATACGCCGGTGGGCACCATCGTCCACACCAGCGATTTTAAAATCGATTATACACCAATCGACGGGGAAGTCTTTGATTTCTATAAGTTTGCCGAGCTGGGTGAAAAGGGCGTCCTGGTGCTAATGTCGGACAGCACCAATGTTGAACGCCCGGGCTTTACCATGTCCGAACGCGTAGTCGGTGGGACCTTTGATGAGGTGTTTCGCCGGGCACGGGAACGGATAATTATCGCCAGCTTCGCATCCAATATCCACCGGGTCCAGCAGATAATATCTACGGCTTACAAGTACAATCGCAAAGTAGCTGTGGTAGGCCGCAGCATGGTAAACGTGGTCAATATTGCCCAGGAGATTGGGTACCTGAATATCCCGGAAGGTACTCTGGTGGAGCTGAGCGAACTGGCGCACTTGCCTAAAAACCAGACGGTAATCATATCCACCGGCAGCCAGGGGGAGCCAATGTCGGCCCTGACCCGGATTGCCCGGAATGATCACCGCCAGATTGAAATTGTTCCAGGGGATACGGTGATTATTTCCGCCTTGCCCATCCCGGGCAATGAAAAACTGGTGGCGCGAACGGTAGACCAGCTGTTTAAACAGGGTGCCGATGTCTATCATGAAGCCGTTGAAGGGGTTCACGTTTCCGGTCACGCCAGTCAGGAGGAATTGAAACTGGTTCTCAGCCTGGTCAAGCCCAAGTTTTTCGTCCCCGTTCACGGCGAGTACCGCATGTTGATTAAACACGCCCGCCTGGCCGAAGAGCTGGGAATACCCCCGGAAAACATTTTTGTGGCTGAGAACGGCCAGGTAATGGAGTTTACCAGGGAGGAAGGTAACTTTAATGGCCGCGTCACCGCCGGTCGTCTCCTGATTGACGGCCTGGGAGTGGGTGATGTGGGCAATATCGTCCTGCGGGATCGCAAACAACTGGCCCAGGACGGCCTGCTCATTGTGGTCCTTACCCTGAGTAAAGAAACCGGAAGTGTAGTCGCCGGGCCGGATATTATCTCGCGGGGATTTGTCTACGTACGCGAGAGTGAGGAACTGCTGGATGAGGCCAAAGAAAGGGTCCGCCAGGCCCTTGATAAGTGTAGTGAACGCAAGGTAAATGACTGGTCAACCATTAAAGGCAATATTCGCGATAACCTGAGTAAATTCCTCTACGAGAAAACCAGGCGGCGCCCCATGATCCTGCCTATTATTATGGAGGTGTAG
- a CDS encoding dipicolinate synthase subunit B produces the protein MLQGKKVGFAVTGSHCTLAAVMPELARVIAEGAEVVPIISPAVRDSDTRYGTSSYWRAEVERITGHKAIDTIVAAEPIGPQKLFDILVIAPCTGNTLAKLANGITDTPVLMAAKAQLRNLRPVVLAIASNDGLGANAVNLGRIMNTKNIYLVPFGQDDPEKKPNSLVARMDLLVATIVAALEGRQIQPVLMGSPEKGQVTGG, from the coding sequence ATGTTACAGGGTAAAAAAGTAGGGTTTGCCGTCACCGGTTCTCACTGTACCCTGGCTGCGGTGATGCCCGAACTGGCCAGGGTGATCGCCGAAGGGGCAGAGGTTGTACCCATCATCTCCCCGGCTGTTAGGGATAGTGATACTCGTTATGGCACCAGCAGTTACTGGCGGGCCGAAGTGGAACGGATTACTGGCCATAAGGCCATTGATACTATTGTTGCGGCCGAACCCATTGGCCCCCAAAAACTCTTTGATATTCTCGTTATAGCTCCATGTACCGGTAACACCCTGGCCAAACTGGCTAACGGGATTACCGATACCCCGGTTTTAATGGCCGCCAAGGCTCAGTTACGCAACCTGCGACCGGTAGTGCTGGCCATTGCCAGTAACGATGGCCTGGGGGCCAATGCTGTCAACCTGGGCCGGATTATGAACACTAAAAATATCTACCTGGTTCCCTTTGGTCAGGATGATCCAGAAAAGAAACCCAACTCCTTGGTAGCCAGGATGGATTTGCTTGTTGCTACCATCGTGGCAGCCCTGGAGGGCAGGCAGATTCAGCCTGTTTTAATGGGGTCTCCGGAAAAGGGGCAGGTGACAGGAGGATAG
- a CDS encoding ClpP family protease codes for MPGPDINPNPVPNQPATPPPQPQREPARGNIGHRPANPEVENIRELGQANIPDFKSEIHCLQIVGQIEGHLVMPPQNKTTKYEHIIPQLVAVEQDPSIKGLLVVLNTVGGDVEAGLAIAEMLVSMSKPVVSLVLGGGHSIGVPISVAANYSFIAETATMTIHPIRLTGLVIGVPQTYEYLDKMQDRVIRFIVEHANISEQELRRLMFQTGELARDIGTILVGQDAVRVGLIDEVGGLASAVRKVKELIAAGSPGPGRRH; via the coding sequence ATGCCTGGTCCCGATATTAATCCCAATCCGGTACCCAACCAGCCGGCAACGCCCCCACCCCAGCCCCAGAGGGAACCAGCCCGGGGTAATATTGGGCACCGTCCCGCCAATCCCGAGGTAGAAAACATCAGAGAGCTAGGGCAGGCCAATATTCCTGACTTTAAAAGTGAAATCCACTGCCTGCAGATAGTCGGCCAGATCGAGGGGCACCTGGTAATGCCACCCCAGAACAAGACTACCAAATATGAACATATTATTCCCCAGCTGGTAGCCGTAGAACAGGATCCCAGCATCAAGGGCCTTCTGGTGGTCTTAAATACCGTCGGCGGTGATGTCGAAGCAGGCCTGGCAATTGCCGAAATGCTGGTCAGCATGTCCAAGCCGGTGGTTTCCCTGGTCCTGGGTGGCGGGCATAGTATCGGCGTGCCCATTTCCGTTGCGGCAAATTATTCCTTCATTGCCGAGACGGCAACCATGACCATCCACCCTATCCGCCTTACCGGCCTGGTCATCGGTGTGCCCCAGACTTATGAATACCTGGACAAGATGCAGGACCGGGTCATCCGTTTTATAGTCGAGCACGCCAACATATCGGAGCAGGAGCTGCGGCGGCTGATGTTCCAGACTGGGGAATTGGCCCGGGATATCGGTACCATCCTGGTCGGCCAGGATGCCGTTAGAGTAGGGTTAATCGATGAAGTCGGTGGCCTGGCGTCTGCCGTCCGGAAAGTGAAGGAACTCATCGCGGCAGGCTCTCCCGGTCCGGGGAGGCGACACTAG
- a CDS encoding helix-turn-helix domain-containing protein translates to MGQVGEILRSTRQEKGISLREAEEATKIRLKYLEALENGTYDEIPGRVYALGFLRNYARFLGLDPAELTALFKEEYPPKEESYQVEEPPGITTPRLTTRGWGRWLLILGVILVLWGVNRLYNYYRPSPEQSPAPPPVTEPAPATPAPVTPVQPASPPSQVQGVEVKIRATGNCWVGAVVDGKADFSGTLKPGDEKVFQGKDKVSVTLGSAGAVEVTLNGQVQPPLGKAGSVVTFEADKGANQLRIIKKQ, encoded by the coding sequence ATGGGACAGGTAGGCGAGATCCTTCGCTCTACACGCCAGGAAAAGGGAATATCCCTGCGAGAAGCTGAAGAAGCCACCAAAATCCGCCTGAAATACCTTGAGGCCCTTGAAAATGGAACCTATGATGAAATTCCCGGGCGGGTGTACGCCCTGGGCTTTTTACGTAATTATGCCCGCTTCCTGGGGCTGGACCCTGCAGAATTAACCGCCCTGTTTAAGGAAGAATACCCCCCTAAAGAGGAATCTTACCAGGTAGAGGAACCACCCGGTATAACCACACCCCGGTTAACCACCAGGGGATGGGGCCGCTGGTTACTTATCCTGGGAGTTATCCTGGTCCTCTGGGGCGTGAATCGTTTATATAATTATTATCGCCCTTCGCCGGAGCAGTCACCGGCACCGCCGCCGGTTACCGAACCGGCACCAGCAACGCCCGCACCTGTAACCCCAGTGCAGCCAGCTTCACCACCGTCCCAGGTCCAGGGAGTGGAAGTTAAGATCCGGGCTACCGGGAATTGTTGGGTAGGAGCAGTCGTCGACGGTAAGGCCGATTTCTCCGGGACTCTCAAGCCCGGGGATGAAAAGGTCTTCCAGGGAAAGGATAAAGTAAGTGTAACCCTGGGGAGCGCCGGCGCCGTCGAGGTAACCCTCAACGGCCAGGTTCAGCCACCACTTGGTAAAGCAGGGAGTGTTGTTACCTTTGAGGCTGATAAGGGCGCAAACCAGTTGCGCATAATTAAAAAGCAATGA
- a CDS encoding DNA translocase FtsK, producing MSEKIKNEIMGVALVALSFLCLAGLYVLDLGYVSSAASIGAIGQLLVQFLRAMTGEGKYLFPLLMAGWGIRLIIGGRVKDSRPRLAGGILLFITLLSALHQPLVNGNSYKEVLASGLAGEGGGFIGAVVGLMLKSIFGRLGTWIVLAALTIISFLLATGISLSRILRRIGEGLGRVVPAIKAWLLAFLFTEVDEEEPVAKKEKGKRRKNRKGSQPEEQEAVPVVINPPPEPQPVITPAISKEEPVPVKVYPESTLPPVAEEDKKNRRRPKVNLQADNAAVPEEGGASEPAGTYVLPPLSLLSRPVRVKNPRLEKDITDRIKILEDTFDSFGVKVKVTQVSCGPAVTRYEVHPAPGVKVSRIVSLADDIALSLAAAQVRIEAPIPGKSAVGIEVPNKEIAVVHLREVLEDPTFTEASSRLTVALGKDIAGNPVIADLAKMPHLLIAGATGSGKSVCLNALICSLLFKATPQELKLLMIDPKMVELTQYNGIPHLLAPVVSQPKKAATALHWMVNEMEKRYQLFAETGVKDITRYNRLQQKENNGQEALPLVVVLIDELADLMMVAPADVEDAICRLAQMARAAGIHLVVATQRPSVDVITGLIKANISSRIAFAVSSQVDSRTILDMAGAERLMGRGDMLFLPIGASKPIRVQGVYVSDREVEDLVTYVKQQGRPEYNPNFLKGEEVGEENNEATDELFPAAVRVVLETGQASISMLQRRLRVGYTRAARLMDMMEARGFVGGHEGTKPRAILTNWDEYQELFGANDET from the coding sequence ATGAGTGAGAAGATAAAAAACGAGATCATGGGTGTAGCCCTGGTGGCGCTATCCTTTCTCTGCCTGGCGGGCCTCTATGTACTTGATCTTGGATATGTGAGTTCAGCGGCCAGTATCGGTGCTATTGGCCAGCTGCTGGTCCAGTTTTTAAGGGCCATGACTGGGGAGGGTAAATACTTATTTCCCCTTCTGATGGCTGGCTGGGGAATAAGGCTCATTATTGGCGGCAGGGTTAAGGATTCCCGGCCCAGGCTGGCCGGAGGGATATTACTTTTTATAACCCTTTTAAGCGCCCTGCATCAGCCTTTAGTGAACGGTAACAGCTATAAGGAAGTCTTGGCGAGCGGCCTGGCCGGCGAGGGTGGCGGTTTCATCGGTGCTGTGGTAGGTTTGATGCTGAAGTCTATTTTTGGTCGCCTGGGTACCTGGATTGTTTTGGCTGCTTTGACGATAATTTCTTTTCTCCTGGCTACGGGGATTTCCTTGAGCCGTATACTACGCCGCATCGGGGAGGGGTTAGGAAGAGTAGTCCCTGCTATTAAGGCCTGGCTCCTGGCTTTCCTTTTTACCGAAGTTGACGAAGAGGAACCGGTTGCGAAAAAGGAAAAGGGAAAAAGAAGGAAAAACAGGAAAGGATCCCAGCCGGAAGAACAGGAGGCAGTACCGGTAGTCATCAATCCTCCACCCGAACCCCAGCCGGTAATTACGCCGGCTATTAGCAAAGAGGAACCAGTTCCGGTCAAGGTATATCCTGAGAGTACCCTCCCTCCTGTTGCCGAGGAAGACAAAAAAAACCGGCGGCGACCCAAGGTTAACCTCCAGGCGGACAACGCCGCTGTCCCTGAGGAAGGAGGTGCTTCGGAACCGGCCGGGACATATGTCCTGCCACCATTAAGCCTTTTAAGTCGTCCAGTAAGGGTTAAAAATCCCCGCCTGGAAAAGGATATTACCGACAGGATTAAGATCCTGGAGGATACCTTTGACAGTTTTGGAGTCAAGGTGAAGGTAACCCAGGTTAGCTGTGGCCCGGCTGTTACCCGTTACGAGGTCCACCCGGCGCCGGGGGTAAAAGTGAGCCGGATCGTCAGCCTGGCCGACGATATAGCTTTGAGCCTGGCAGCTGCCCAGGTGCGCATCGAGGCTCCCATTCCCGGCAAGTCGGCCGTGGGCATTGAAGTACCCAATAAGGAGATCGCCGTCGTTCACCTGCGGGAAGTGCTGGAAGACCCGACCTTTACCGAAGCCAGCAGCCGTTTGACGGTAGCCCTTGGTAAGGATATTGCCGGCAATCCGGTCATTGCCGACCTGGCCAAGATGCCCCACCTGCTCATTGCCGGGGCTACCGGTTCCGGTAAGAGCGTGTGCTTAAACGCCCTTATCTGCAGCCTGCTCTTTAAAGCCACTCCCCAGGAATTGAAGCTTTTAATGATTGATCCCAAGATGGTGGAGCTAACCCAGTATAACGGTATCCCCCACCTGCTGGCCCCGGTGGTCAGCCAGCCCAAAAAGGCTGCGACCGCCCTCCACTGGATGGTCAATGAGATGGAGAAACGTTACCAGCTTTTTGCTGAAACAGGAGTCAAGGATATTACCAGATACAACCGTCTCCAGCAAAAGGAGAATAACGGCCAGGAAGCCCTCCCCCTGGTGGTCGTTTTGATTGATGAACTGGCCGACTTGATGATGGTTGCTCCAGCAGATGTAGAAGACGCCATTTGCCGCCTGGCCCAGATGGCCAGGGCGGCTGGTATCCATCTGGTTGTCGCCACCCAGCGACCCTCGGTAGACGTTATTACCGGTTTAATCAAGGCCAATATCTCATCGCGGATTGCCTTTGCGGTTTCCTCCCAGGTTGATTCCCGGACTATCCTGGATATGGCCGGGGCTGAACGGCTCATGGGAAGGGGCGATATGCTTTTCCTTCCTATCGGAGCCAGTAAACCCATTCGCGTCCAGGGGGTTTATGTCTCCGACCGGGAGGTTGAGGACCTGGTTACCTATGTGAAGCAACAGGGCCGGCCGGAATACAATCCTAATTTTTTAAAGGGTGAAGAGGTCGGGGAAGAAAATAACGAAGCCACGGACGAGCTTTTCCCGGCTGCCGTCAGGGTGGTCCTGGAAACGGGCCAGGCTTCGATCTCCATGCTCCAGCGGCGCCTGCGGGTAGGCTATACCAGGGCGGCACGGCTGATGGATATGATGGAAGCCAGGGGATTTGTAGGCGGTCATGAAGGAACCAAACCCCGGGCCATCCTCACCAATTGGGACGAATACCAGGAACTATTTGGCGCAAATGATGAAACCTAA
- a CDS encoding YlzJ-like family protein, translating into MYVYSPLPPELIWEGMDDFCPQRQEFRVGRLTLEIEPLGFNQARITRLLSTDPADYLYSPYQPGCIISFAPKSIIDPRSLNNIKPAGL; encoded by the coding sequence GTGTATGTCTACAGCCCCTTGCCCCCGGAGCTTATCTGGGAGGGTATGGATGACTTCTGCCCCCAGCGGCAGGAGTTCAGAGTGGGTCGCTTAACCCTGGAAATCGAACCCCTGGGCTTCAACCAGGCCCGGATAACCCGCCTTTTGAGTACTGACCCGGCCGACTATTTATATAGCCCCTACCAGCCGGGGTGCATTATCAGCTTTGCCCCGAAAAGCATAATCGACCCCCGCAGTCTCAATAATATAAAGCCTGCAGGATTATAA
- a CDS encoding aspartate-semialdehyde dehydrogenase, with amino-acid sequence MANLNVAVVGTGAVGQTMLKVLEERNFPVGRLKVLATSRSAGKKVTFKGEEYRVEETTPESFAGVNVALFAGGEASKIFGRAAVAAGAVVIDNSNNFRMDPEVPLVVPEVNPQDVRWHKGLIANPNCSTIQMVVALKPLYDAAGIKRVVVSTYQAVSGAGQEAIDELRKQSQQVLEGREVSGRVFPWQIAFNCLPHIDIFLENGYSKEEMKMVNETKKIMGDNDIRVTATTVRVPVFNGHSEAINVETREKLTASQARELLSRAPGVVVVDDLDNKAYPLAIQADGRDEVFVGRIREDFSIANGLNLWVVADNLRKGAATNAVQIAELLLQEGLL; translated from the coding sequence ATGGCGAATTTGAATGTTGCCGTAGTAGGTACCGGAGCTGTAGGCCAGACCATGCTTAAAGTTCTGGAGGAAAGGAATTTTCCCGTCGGCAGGTTAAAGGTCCTGGCGACCAGTCGCTCCGCAGGAAAGAAAGTCACCTTCAAGGGCGAGGAGTACCGCGTTGAGGAAACCACTCCGGAATCCTTCGCCGGGGTTAACGTAGCCCTCTTTGCCGGGGGTGAAGCCAGTAAAATCTTTGGCCGGGCGGCGGTGGCCGCCGGAGCAGTGGTAATTGATAATAGCAATAACTTCCGTATGGATCCGGAGGTACCCTTGGTGGTACCGGAGGTTAATCCCCAGGATGTACGCTGGCATAAAGGGCTGATTGCCAACCCCAACTGCTCCACCATTCAGATGGTGGTTGCCCTGAAGCCCCTGTATGACGCCGCCGGCATCAAGCGGGTAGTAGTCTCGACCTACCAGGCTGTTTCTGGCGCCGGCCAGGAAGCCATCGATGAGCTGCGGAAACAGAGCCAGCAGGTCTTGGAGGGCAGGGAAGTGAGCGGCAGGGTCTTCCCCTGGCAGATTGCCTTCAACTGCCTGCCCCATATCGATATCTTCCTGGAGAACGGTTATAGCAAGGAAGAAATGAAGATGGTCAACGAGACCAAGAAAATTATGGGAGATAATGATATCCGGGTGACGGCCACCACGGTACGGGTTCCGGTCTTTAACGGCCATTCGGAAGCAATTAATGTAGAGACAAGGGAAAAGCTGACGGCCTCCCAGGCCAGGGAACTCTTGAGCCGGGCCCCCGGGGTGGTGGTAGTCGACGATCTTGATAATAAGGCCTATCCCCTGGCCATCCAGGCCGACGGCCGGGACGAGGTATTCGTCGGGCGTATCCGGGAGGATTTCTCCATTGCCAACGGCCTGAACCTGTGGGTGGTTGCCGATAACCTGCGCAAGGGTGCAGCGACCAATGCCGTGCAGATTGCCGAATTACTGCTGCAGGAAGGCCTTCTTTAG
- the dapA gene encoding 4-hydroxy-tetrahydrodipicolinate synthase, which produces MQWGRILTAMVTPFTADGKLDLDGARRLAAYLVDHGSDGLVVAGTTGESPTLTHEEKIALFREVKKAVGDRAAVIAGTGTNSTAASIELSREAEALGVDGLMLVVPYYNRPSQEGLYQHFKAIAAATTLPIILYNIPSRTGRNMDAATTLRLAEIKNIKAVKEASGDLDQATAILRQAPADFLVYSGDDSLTLPLMAVGGYGIISVVAHVAGEKMQAMVRAFTAGDVQGAAALHRELFPLFKALFITSNPVPVKEALQMLGLPAGPVRLPLVGATREEKEKIAAALKETGLL; this is translated from the coding sequence ATGCAGTGGGGTAGGATCCTCACAGCAATGGTGACTCCCTTTACAGCGGACGGGAAATTAGATTTAGACGGTGCCCGCAGGCTGGCCGCCTACCTGGTAGACCACGGCAGCGACGGGTTGGTGGTTGCCGGTACTACCGGGGAATCGCCGACCCTGACCCACGAGGAAAAAATAGCCCTTTTCCGGGAGGTTAAAAAAGCAGTAGGCGACCGGGCGGCAGTCATCGCCGGTACAGGTACTAATTCCACCGCCGCCAGTATTGAACTCTCCCGGGAAGCCGAGGCCCTGGGGGTAGACGGCTTGATGCTCGTAGTACCCTATTACAACCGGCCATCCCAGGAGGGCCTTTACCAGCATTTTAAAGCTATAGCAGCGGCCACCACCCTGCCTATTATCCTATATAATATTCCTTCCCGTACCGGGCGCAATATGGATGCGGCTACAACCCTACGTCTGGCTGAGATCAAGAATATCAAGGCCGTAAAAGAGGCCAGCGGCGATCTGGACCAGGCAACGGCTATCCTGCGGCAGGCGCCGGCCGATTTTCTGGTATATAGCGGCGACGACTCCCTGACCCTGCCCCTGATGGCTGTGGGTGGTTACGGCATAATCAGTGTCGTCGCCCACGTGGCCGGCGAAAAGATGCAGGCCATGGTCAGGGCCTTTACTGCCGGGGATGTCCAGGGGGCGGCAGCTCTTCACCGGGAACTCTTTCCCCTCTTTAAAGCCCTCTTTATAACCAGTAACCCGGTGCCGGTAAAGGAAGCCTTGCAGATGTTGGGACTGCCGGCCGGCCCGGTGCGTTTGCCCCTGGTGGGGGCCACCCGGGAGGAGAAGGAGAAAATCGCTGCTGCATTGAAGGAAACAGGCCTGTTATAG
- the dapG gene encoding aspartate kinase: protein MKVLVQKFGGTSVASPEQRLVVTGHIERACRVGYQVVVVVSAMRRRGAPYATDTLLELLGDNEVEPRERDLLLACGEVISGVVLTGLLKSKDLPAVFLTGGQAGIITDAQFGDARILRVEPRRIQSYLDQGRVVVVAGFQGVTESGEVTTLGRGGSDTTAVALGVALGAEAVEIFTDVDGVKTADPHIVSDARTLSTITYNEVCQMAYEGAKVIHPRAVEIARQKNIPLRIKSTFNDGPGTLVVAWQPGVTGVHISRDRVITGITHMDGLTQLRVSLPSGEGAGEVFPLLAQNNISVDFINIFPGELVFTVKSEVARQARELIEGLGLKVTARPSCAKVATVGAGMRGVPGVMATIVTALEREGIKILQSADSYTSIWCLVDRKDMERAVQTLHREFKLNDGKTGEVKVYAVG, encoded by the coding sequence GTGAAGGTCCTGGTCCAAAAGTTCGGTGGTACGTCGGTAGCCAGTCCCGAGCAACGACTGGTGGTAACCGGGCATATCGAAAGGGCCTGCCGGGTGGGTTACCAGGTGGTAGTAGTCGTTTCGGCTATGAGGCGCCGGGGCGCGCCCTATGCTACCGATACCCTCCTTGAACTGCTGGGGGATAACGAGGTTGAGCCCCGGGAGCGGGATCTCCTCCTGGCTTGTGGCGAGGTTATTTCCGGGGTGGTCCTGACCGGGCTCCTTAAAAGTAAGGATCTGCCGGCAGTTTTCCTGACGGGAGGCCAGGCCGGCATCATTACCGACGCCCAGTTTGGGGATGCCCGTATTCTTAGGGTTGAACCGCGCCGGATTCAATCCTACCTTGACCAGGGCCGGGTAGTGGTGGTAGCCGGTTTCCAGGGAGTCACTGAATCCGGGGAAGTAACCACTCTAGGCCGTGGTGGCAGCGACACCACGGCGGTGGCCCTGGGAGTGGCCTTGGGTGCGGAAGCAGTTGAAATTTTTACCGATGTGGATGGGGTTAAAACTGCCGACCCACATATTGTCAGCGATGCCAGGACCCTGAGCACCATCACCTACAATGAGGTTTGTCAGATGGCCTATGAAGGGGCGAAGGTCATCCACCCCCGAGCCGTAGAAATAGCCCGGCAGAAGAATATTCCCTTACGGATCAAGTCAACCTTTAATGACGGCCCTGGTACCCTGGTGGTAGCCTGGCAACCGGGGGTCACCGGCGTCCATATCAGCCGGGACCGGGTCATTACCGGCATTACCCACATGGACGGTCTGACCCAGTTGCGGGTTTCCCTCCCCTCAGGGGAGGGAGCCGGGGAGGTTTTCCCGCTGCTGGCTCAAAATAATATCAGCGTGGACTTTATCAATATCTTTCCCGGGGAACTGGTCTTTACCGTTAAAAGCGAGGTTGCCCGGCAGGCCCGGGAACTGATTGAAGGGCTGGGCCTGAAGGTGACTGCCCGCCCCAGTTGCGCCAAGGTGGCCACGGTAGGGGCCGGTATGCGCGGCGTACCCGGGGTCATGGCTACCATTGTTACGGCCCTGGAGCGGGAGGGCATTAAAATTCTCCAGTCAGCAGATTCCTATACTTCTATCTGGTGCCTGGTGGACAGGAAGGATATGGAACGGGCCGTACAAACCCTTCATCGGGAGTTTAAACTTAACGACGGTAAAACAGGCGAGGTGAAAGTTTATGCAGTGGGGTAG